A DNA window from Agarivorans sp. TSD2052 contains the following coding sequences:
- the pdxY gene encoding pyridoxal kinase PdxY, protein MKGIISIQSHVVFGHAGNSSAVFPLQRMGFEVWPIHTVQFSNHTQYSQGWTGQSLKAHQVTDLIDGIDAIGQLDNCQAVLSGYLGSADQAVSLIEVVERVKQSNPRAIYVCDPVMGDPEKGCILAEGVSDYLVDELMPKADVIVPNQFELSRFVKQPINNLNDAVSACQKALSLGPKVVLVKHLHSLSDQQFSMMMADATGCYLVTRPKLEFAKSPVGVGDLISALFTGGLMKGWPPIMAFEHANNASYGVLEATYQCGEWELQTVFAQHQIDLPNSSFAASKVA, encoded by the coding sequence ATGAAAGGCATTATTTCTATTCAATCACATGTTGTATTTGGTCACGCGGGTAATAGCTCGGCGGTATTTCCCTTGCAGCGTATGGGCTTTGAAGTCTGGCCAATTCATACGGTCCAGTTTTCAAATCACACCCAATATAGTCAGGGGTGGACAGGGCAAAGTCTGAAGGCACACCAAGTGACAGATTTAATTGATGGTATTGATGCAATTGGTCAGCTAGATAATTGCCAAGCGGTGCTGTCGGGCTATTTAGGCAGTGCTGATCAAGCTGTATCACTGATTGAAGTTGTTGAGCGAGTAAAACAAAGCAACCCTCGTGCTATCTATGTATGTGACCCAGTCATGGGCGACCCAGAGAAAGGCTGTATTTTAGCGGAGGGGGTGAGTGATTATTTGGTTGATGAACTGATGCCTAAAGCAGACGTAATCGTACCTAATCAGTTTGAACTAAGCCGATTTGTAAAGCAGCCAATCAATAATCTGAATGATGCAGTTAGCGCTTGCCAAAAGGCCTTAAGTTTAGGCCCTAAAGTAGTGTTAGTTAAGCATTTACATAGTTTGTCTGACCAGCAATTTAGCATGATGATGGCCGACGCAACCGGTTGCTATTTGGTCACCCGACCAAAGCTGGAGTTTGCTAAATCACCTGTGGGGGTAGGCGATCTTATCTCTGCTTTATTTACTGGCGGTTTGATGAAGGGGTGGCCACCAATTATGGCTTTTGAGCACGCTAATAATGCCTCTTATGGCGTCTTAGAAGCCACTTACCAATGTGGCGAATGGGAATTACAAACGGTGTTTGCACAACACCAAATTGACCTGCCAAATTCAAGCTTCGCCGCTAGCAAAGTCGCGTAG
- a CDS encoding patatin-like phospholipase family protein has product MNKFAFVLLASMVVSACSSNHGLDQRVDQSNYQQAVFGANNGDLVHEPFRFWGDERPEFLFDAQSNTTALNTEADALNILVLSGGGANGAFGAGVLNGLREVGSLPNFTIITGVSAGALIAPFVYTGDDDLVTMKRVMLDINDKEILGNKNFLNALFKDAFSKGDGLYSFIEAAFNPSMIEKMAKAQQSGKRLFIGTTHFDSGRQIVWNVGAIANSKLPNKQALIHQILTASASIPGVFPPQFIDVDVAGELREELHVDGGLSAQMFMDPSGYDYNKLSQAMGLTASPQVFVVRNGALALPYKEIEDKGVALMSRSVQSLTIAQTKGDLYRMLYRSEINDFDLRFTFVDVDFLAPQRKKVMFDQDYMQALFDYGYQKAIKQQLWLTEFN; this is encoded by the coding sequence ATGAATAAATTCGCTTTTGTTTTACTCGCCAGTATGGTCGTTAGCGCATGCTCCTCAAATCACGGGCTTGATCAACGGGTTGATCAAAGTAATTATCAACAAGCTGTATTTGGTGCTAACAATGGCGATCTTGTTCACGAACCGTTTAGGTTTTGGGGCGACGAAAGGCCTGAGTTTTTATTTGATGCGCAGAGCAATACTACAGCGCTAAACACTGAAGCTGACGCCCTGAATATCCTGGTGTTGTCAGGCGGTGGAGCTAATGGCGCCTTTGGTGCAGGAGTACTTAATGGCTTGCGTGAAGTGGGTTCATTGCCGAACTTTACCATTATTACTGGCGTGAGTGCTGGCGCGTTAATTGCGCCTTTTGTTTATACTGGCGATGATGATCTTGTCACGATGAAGCGGGTGATGTTGGATATAAATGATAAAGAGATATTAGGAAACAAAAATTTTCTTAATGCGCTTTTCAAAGATGCGTTTAGTAAAGGGGACGGACTATATAGTTTCATAGAGGCCGCTTTTAACCCTTCTATGATCGAAAAAATGGCTAAGGCTCAACAAAGTGGTAAACGTTTGTTTATTGGTACAACCCATTTTGATTCAGGGCGACAAATAGTATGGAACGTAGGTGCAATTGCTAACAGTAAACTGCCAAATAAACAGGCTCTCATTCATCAAATTCTCACCGCCAGTGCGTCGATACCAGGGGTATTTCCACCACAATTTATTGATGTTGATGTAGCTGGCGAACTACGCGAAGAATTGCATGTTGATGGCGGCTTAAGTGCTCAAATGTTTATGGACCCATCAGGTTATGATTACAACAAATTAAGTCAAGCCATGGGCTTAACAGCATCGCCTCAAGTGTTTGTTGTACGTAATGGTGCCTTAGCTTTACCTTACAAAGAGATCGAGGATAAAGGAGTAGCCTTAATGAGTCGCAGTGTGCAAAGTTTAACTATTGCGCAAACCAAGGGGGATCTTTATCGCATGTTGTATAGAAGCGAAATAAATGATTTTGATTTACGTTTTACTTTTGTAGATGTAGATTTTTTGGCGCCGCAACGTAAAAAGGTAATGTTTGATCAAGATTACATGCAAGCACTGTTTGATTATGGTTATCAAAAAGCTATCAAGCAGCAACTATGGTTAACTGAGTTTAACTAA
- a CDS encoding LysR family transcriptional regulator, with protein MHFSLEQLTAFVAVFEKGSFSEAAAKLGKHRTTIGQVITNLEDQLAIELFERIGRSTKPTEQGQLLYRYAKQTIEQASSFDKMALSLSFGQLEHITVAYCSFIPNEAIVRIRLRLFKAFPNMKVNFIIRNKEQIKQGLNDDTIQVALVNVDTRTAMTSFDCSVIAHPSFAIYAANSSELHSYSQSRLFNKLKTSKQLILSSYIEDGLGEKITLSPDFEVIEDLSLLMNLVQQNVGWALLPRVNVAQITDLLDISELKVDEIKSHFRFAISLWLPHSKQMLDIKKHITEVINDFIYDHDLDRPR; from the coding sequence ATGCATTTCAGTCTTGAGCAACTCACTGCGTTTGTTGCAGTGTTTGAGAAAGGGTCGTTTAGCGAAGCGGCGGCCAAGTTAGGTAAGCACCGCACCACGATTGGCCAAGTCATTACCAATCTTGAAGATCAATTGGCCATAGAGTTATTTGAACGGATCGGTAGAAGCACCAAACCCACCGAGCAAGGCCAACTGCTTTATCGCTATGCAAAACAAACCATTGAGCAGGCTAGCTCCTTCGACAAAATGGCTCTAAGCCTTTCGTTTGGACAGCTAGAACATATTACTGTCGCTTATTGCAGCTTTATCCCTAATGAAGCGATTGTTCGTATAAGATTGCGCTTATTCAAAGCGTTTCCCAATATGAAGGTTAATTTCATCATTCGGAACAAGGAACAAATCAAACAAGGCCTGAACGACGATACAATCCAAGTAGCGCTTGTTAATGTTGATACACGTACCGCTATGACTAGCTTTGATTGCTCCGTCATTGCTCACCCTTCTTTTGCCATTTACGCAGCCAACAGTAGTGAACTGCACAGCTATTCTCAAAGTCGTTTATTCAACAAACTTAAAACCAGTAAACAATTAATACTGAGCTCATATATTGAAGATGGTTTAGGCGAAAAAATTACTTTGTCGCCTGACTTTGAAGTCATTGAAGACCTTTCCCTATTAATGAATCTGGTACAACAAAATGTGGGTTGGGCCTTACTACCCAGAGTGAATGTCGCCCAAATTACCGATCTTTTAGACATTAGCGAGTTAAAAGTAGACGAAATCAAAAGTCATTTTCGTTTTGCAATATCCTTGTGGTTACCTCATTCCAAACAAATGCTAGATATAAAGAAGCACATTACCGAAGTAATCAATGATTTTATATATGACCACGATCTAGATAGACCACGATAA
- a CDS encoding bifunctional aspartate transaminase/aspartate 4-decarboxylase: MLDIDFTQFADLSPFELKDKLIDLANTVPDRALLDAGRGNPNFLATLPRKAFLRLGDFSIEEAERNYAYLDGGFGGIPNGEGIVERFDTFAKQYGTKDGVQFLQKALSYAKDRLGIEKHDFLNELVLAFLGCNYPVPSRMLTNIEKVVKQYIGEEMYGSVPMTTNFDLFATEGGTASMTYTFATMFNNGLLKKGDKVALITPIFTPYLEIPELAEYDLEIVELRLDETTWQLPQSEIEKLADTDIKLLCVVNPANPASVKMSDDTLALLTDFVNQQRKDLFIITDDVYGTFADDFVSLFATLPYNTLCVYSFSKYFGATGWRLGTIGIHETNVFDDAMRALPEAHQERLDDRYKTLTPTPRDIKFIDRIVADSRAVALNHTAGLALPQQVQMALFSLTCLMDLEDNYKAACKRIIRERYKTLYSAMGLEVTEDKDRVDYYTLLELDRIGGQLYGEDFVRWFKDSGKGQYFLFRLAQSTGVILLPGKGFDTVHASVRVSLANLTHHEYELIGRETRKVLDEHYAEYTAQ, from the coding sequence ATGTTAGATATCGACTTCACTCAATTCGCAGACCTAAGCCCATTTGAATTAAAAGACAAATTGATTGACCTCGCGAACACGGTTCCTGACCGTGCATTATTAGACGCGGGTCGTGGTAACCCTAACTTCTTAGCCACCTTGCCACGTAAAGCATTTTTACGTTTAGGTGACTTTTCAATTGAAGAAGCAGAGCGTAACTACGCTTACTTAGATGGCGGCTTTGGCGGTATCCCTAACGGTGAAGGCATTGTTGAACGTTTTGATACCTTTGCAAAACAATATGGCACTAAAGATGGTGTACAGTTTTTACAAAAAGCCCTTAGCTACGCAAAAGACCGACTGGGTATCGAGAAACACGATTTCCTTAACGAACTCGTATTGGCCTTCCTAGGCTGTAACTACCCGGTCCCTTCACGCATGCTTACCAACATTGAGAAAGTGGTTAAGCAATACATTGGTGAAGAAATGTACGGCTCAGTCCCCATGACCACGAACTTTGACTTGTTCGCGACTGAAGGCGGCACAGCGTCAATGACCTATACCTTCGCGACCATGTTCAACAATGGTTTGTTGAAAAAAGGCGACAAAGTAGCCCTTATTACGCCAATTTTTACCCCTTACTTAGAAATTCCTGAGTTGGCTGAATACGACCTAGAAATTGTTGAACTACGCCTAGACGAAACCACTTGGCAGTTACCTCAATCAGAAATAGAAAAACTGGCTGATACCGACATTAAATTACTGTGTGTCGTAAACCCTGCGAACCCTGCATCAGTGAAAATGTCTGACGACACCTTGGCCCTGCTCACTGACTTTGTTAATCAGCAGCGTAAAGACTTATTCATTATTACTGATGATGTATACGGCACCTTTGCCGACGACTTTGTATCGTTGTTTGCAACCTTGCCTTACAACACCTTGTGTGTGTACTCGTTCTCTAAATACTTTGGCGCAACTGGCTGGCGTTTAGGCACCATCGGTATTCACGAAACTAACGTGTTTGACGATGCCATGCGTGCACTACCTGAAGCGCATCAAGAACGTTTAGATGACCGTTACAAAACGCTAACCCCAACCCCACGTGATATTAAATTTATTGACCGTATCGTTGCTGATAGCCGCGCAGTAGCGCTTAACCACACTGCTGGTTTGGCCTTACCACAACAAGTACAAATGGCCTTATTCTCACTGACTTGCCTAATGGACTTAGAAGATAACTACAAAGCGGCTTGTAAACGCATTATTCGTGAGCGTTACAAAACACTATACAGCGCCATGGGTTTAGAAGTGACCGAAGATAAAGACCGTGTTGATTACTACACCTTGCTAGAGCTTGACCGCATTGGTGGCCAACTTTACGGCGAAGACTTTGTACGCTGGTTTAAAGACAGTGGCAAAGGTCAGTACTTCTTGTTCCGTTTAGCCCAGTCTACCGGGGTAATTTTATTACCTGGTAAAGGCTTCGATACGGTGCATGCCTCAGTACGCGTATCGTTAGCGAACTTAACTCACCACGAATACGAGTTAATTGGCCGCGAAACCCGCAAAGTACTCGACGAGCATTACGCTGAGTACACAGCGCAGTAA